A single genomic interval of Mangifera indica cultivar Alphonso chromosome 5, CATAS_Mindica_2.1, whole genome shotgun sequence harbors:
- the LOC123216191 gene encoding double-stranded RNA-binding protein 1-like, whose protein sequence is MGLQTPVYETTKEGPSHEPSFRSAVVVNDVRYESLPGLFNRNAAEQSAAEVALIELAKLGQVNPSISQPVVPEFPSKLFFFCEVEVKLR, encoded by the exons ATGGGACTTCAAACGCCTGTTTATGAGACTACTAAGGAAGGCCCATCTCATGAGCCTTCATTCAGATCTGCTGTGGTAGTGAATGATGTCAGATATGAATCTTTGCCTGGTTTGTTTAATCGTAACGCAGCGGAGCAGTCAGCTGCTGAAGTTGCACTTATAGAATTAGCAAAACTTGGTCAAGTGAATCCTTCCATCTCCCAGCCTGTT GTTCCTGAGTTTCCATCCAAGCTGTTCTTCTTCTGTGAAGTGGAGGTGAAACTCCGATAG